The DNA sequence GAGGGTTTTCAGTACGGGATGATCGGCTATTACGTGCCGCATAGCGTCTATCCGCCCGGTTACCACTGCGATCCCCGCCAGCCGCTCCCGTTTGCCAGCCTGAGCGCCCGCAAAGGCTACATCTCCCTGGGGCTCATGAGCACCTATATGGACCCCAAGCTCGACGCGTGGTTCCGCCAGGCGTGGGCGAAATCGGGCAAGAAGCTGGATATGGGCAAGGCCTGCGTTCGCATCAAGAAGGTGGACGACGCCCCCTTGGACGTCATTGGCGAGGCCGTCCGACGCGTCCCGGCCGAGGCGTACATCGAGAAGTACGAGGCCAATCTCGGCGGAAGCCGCAAGTCGTCGGCCAAGGAACCTGGCGCCAAGAAGATCACCGCCAAGTCGGCCGTGAAGAAGCGTGCCG is a window from the Phycisphaerae bacterium genome containing:
- a CDS encoding DUF1801 domain-containing protein yields the protein MPAKPATVTEYLGTLPEDRREDLEKIRAVILKNLPRGYEEGFQYGMIGYYVPHSVYPPGYHCDPRQPLPFASLSARKGYISLGLMSTYMDPKLDAWFRQAWAKSGKKLDMGKACVRIKKVDDAPLDVIGEAVRRVPAEAYIEKYEANLGGSRKSSAKEPGAKKITAKSAVKKRAATKAAKKNSAKLAKKRGA